The Lonchura striata isolate bLonStr1 chromosome 7, bLonStr1.mat, whole genome shotgun sequence genome window below encodes:
- the LOC110474114 gene encoding pancreatic lipase-related protein 2-like, whose amino-acid sequence MVVGMWIVAFYLLGRVAGKEVCYPRLGCFTDDPPWSGVPGRLLTGLPDPPEEMNITFSLYTRETGNNSQVISAINSSTIQKSHFSSHRKTSFIIHGFGSTGKTGWVVEMCLLLLEVENINCIAVDWKEGAKGTYASAVNNIRVLGAEVAYFITALQKMFGYSPYEIHLIGHSLGAHAAGEAGRRIRGVRRITGLDPAGPYFEGTPPMVRLDPTDANFVDVIHSNAAHFPVAGFGMYNTTGHLDFYPNGGTVMPGCTDLISEMKQSDFEAIIADATLFGGCHHSRSHEFYFSSILYPSGYLAYPCDSYEDFKKGFCFPCPQEGCPMMGHYADRFPEKLNRVDQKYFLNTAADEPFATWRQKVFIKLSGIKKTRGDINLVYYDRQGNSKEYEVASGDLSQDEVYTQYLDVEINPKNTTKIEFLWNKAVFSLLWARLGAEKVNIIQGADGRRSTFCGHGTVAYGEPQLLTPC is encoded by the exons ATG GTGGTTGGAATGTGGATTGTTGCATTTTATCTCCTTGGCAGAGTAGCAG GTAAAGAAGTTTGCTACCCCAGGCTTGGCTGTTTTACAGATGACCCACCCTGGTCTGGGGTACCAGGGAGGCTTCTAACAGGTTTGCCTGATCCTCCAGAAGAGATGAACATCACCTTCTCTCTCTACACCAGAGAAACAGGAAATAACTCACAg GTGATCTCAGCGATCAACTCCTCGACCATCCAGAAGTCACATTTTTCCTCACACAGGAAAACCTCTTTCATCATTCATGGATTTGGCAGCACTGGAAAAACAGGCTGGGTGGTAGAAATGTGCTTG CTGTTACTGGAAGTGGAAAACATCAACTGCATTGCTGTGGATTGGAAAGAAGGGGCAAAAGGCACCTACGCCAGTGCAGTGAACAACATCCGCGTGCTGGGGGCTGAGGTTGCTTATTTCATAACTGCTCTGCAG AAAATGTTCGGGTACTCCCCTTATGAAATCCATTTAATTGGCCACAGCCTGGGAGCACACGctgcaggagaagcaggaagAAGGATCCGAGGCGTCCGACGGATAACAG GTTTAGACCCTGCAGGTCCCTATTTTGAAGGTACTCCTCCCATGGTGAGACTGGATCCTACAGATGCAAACTTTGTTGATGTTATCCACAGCAATGCTGCTCACTTTCCTGTAGCAG GCTTTGGAATGTATAACACCACTGGGCACCTGGACTTCTACCCAAATGGAGGAACTGTGATGCCTGGATGCACTGATTTAATTTCAGAGATGAAACAAAGTGATTTTGAAGCCATCATTGCAG ATGCTACACTCTTTGGGGGGTGCCACCACTCACGCAGCCACGAGTTTTATTTCTCAAGCATCCTCTACCCCAGTGGATACCTTGCATATCCCTGTGACTCATATGAAGACTTTAAGAAA GGATTCTGTTTCCCATGTCCACAGGAGGGATGCCCAATGATGGGGCACTATGCTGACAGATTCCCAGAAAAATTGAACAGAGTAGaccaaaagtattttttaaatacagcagCAGATGAGCCTTTTGCTA CTTGGAGACAAAAAGTGTTTATCAAATTGTCTGGTATAAAGAAAACGAGGGGAGACATAAACCTGGTTTACTACGACAGACAGGGGAACTCAAAAGAATATGAAGTCGCCAG TGGAGACCTCTCTCAAGATGAGGTTTACACACAGTATCTTGATGTTGAAATCAACCCCAAAAATACTACAAAAATTGAATTTCTCTGGAATAAAGCTGTATTCTCTCTGCTCTGGGCAAGACTGGGAGCAGAAAAAGTCAATATAATACAAGGAGCAGATGGACGTAG GTCAACATTTTGTGGCCATGGAACTGTGGCATATGGAGAGCCTCAGTTACTTACACCTTGCTAG
- the LOC110474116 gene encoding inactive pancreatic lipase-related protein 1-like: MLGIWILALFLLSTAEGREVCFERLGCFTDDVPWSGTVERPIYKLPWKPERVGTQFLLYTRENTDVYQEVSAVDNSTIKASNFNESRKTRFIVHGFIDNGEENWLSDMCKRMLTVEDVNCICVNWMRGARCQYTQASNNARVVGAEIAYFVNVLMDEFGYSPADVHIIGHSLGAHVAGEAGRRRPGIGRITGLDPAQPYFQGTPIEVRLDKSDADFVDIIHTDSAPTIPNLGFGMSPAIGHIDFYPNGGKEMPGCGKNPISQIVDLDGIWEGTRDFVACNHLRSYKYYSDSIIYPDGFLGYLCPSYELFQEGNCFPCPEEGCPNMGHYADKFKDKVKNDFMKFYLNTGEARDFPLWRYKVNVTLSGKSKVRGYVNVALYGTGGNTKQYQITKGTLKPGNTYTAYIDAEVNVGEVTKVKFLWNNNWINPTLPKLGASTITVEAGQNRTEYHFCGSETVREDVLQTLTAC; the protein is encoded by the exons ATGCTTGGAATTTGGATTCTTGCCCTGTttctgctcagcacagcagaag GCAGAGAAGTTTGCTTTGAAAGGCTTGGGTGCTTCACAGATGATGTGCCATGGTCTGGGACTGTGGAAAGGCCAATCTACAAATTACCCTGGAAACCAGAGCGAGTAGGCACCCAGTTCCTCCTGTACACTCGAGAAAACACTGATGTCTATCAA GAGGTGTCTGCTGTTGATAATTCAACAATCAAGGCCTCAAATTTTAATGAAAGCAGGAAGACCAGATTTATTGTACATGGATTTATAGACAATGGAGAAGAAAACTGGCTGTCAGATATGTGCAAG AGGATGCTTACTGTGGAGGATGTGAACTGCATCTGTGTGAACTGGATGAGAGGTGCAAGGTGTCAGTACACCCAGGCATCGAACAACGCCCGTGTCGTGGGCGCTGAGATCGCTTATTTTGTAAATGTCCTCATG GATGAGTTTGGCTACTCCCCAGCTGACGTCCACATCATCGGCCACAGCCTGGGAGCACACGTTGCTGGCGAGGCCGGCCGGAGGCGCCCGGGCATCGGCAGAATAACCG GACTGGACCCTGCACAACCTTATTTTCAAGGCACTCCAATTGAAGTCAGACTGGATAAATCTGATGCAGACTTTGTTGACATTATCCACACAGACTCAGCTCCCACAATCCCCAACTTAG GTTTTGGCATGAGCCCAGCTATAGGACATATTGACTTTTATCCAAACGGAGGGAAGGAGATGCCTGGGTGTGGGAAGAACCCTATTTCACAGATTGTAGATCTCGATGGCATCTGGGAAG GAACTCGGGACTTCGTGGCTTGCAATCACTTGCGGAGTTACAAGTATTACTCGGACAGCATCATCTACCCGGACGGATTTTTAGGCTATCTTTGTCCTTCATATGAGCTTTTTCAAGAA GGAAACTGTTTCCCATGCCCAGAAGAGGGATGCCCAAATATGGGTCACTATGCAGACAAATTCAAGGACAAGGTTAAAAATGATTTCATGAAATTTTACCTGAATACTGGAGAGGCCAGGGATTTTCCTC TTTGGAGGTACAAAGTAAACGTGACCCTCTCTGGAAAGAGCAAAGTGAGAGGATATGTAAATGTTGCCCTGTATGGCACTGGTGGGAACACAAAGCAGTACCAGATCACCAA GGGTACCCTCAAACCAGGTAACACTTACACAGCCTATATTGATGCAGAAGTTAATGTAGGAGAAGTTACCAAGGTTAAATTTCTTTGGAACAACAATTGGATAAACCCAACTCTTCCTAAACTGGGAGCTTCTACTATCACAGTAGAAGCTGGACAAAATAGAACCGA GTACCATTTCTGTGGTTCTGAGACCGTGAGGGAGGATGTCCTGCAGACTCTGACTGCTTGCTAA